The uncultured Methanobrevibacter sp. genomic sequence AATCATTATAATTTGAACTTGAACTTTTGAATTCAAAACCTAATGCATAGTCATCCTGTGCAGGCAAAGGATCTAATGAAAAAGTATTCACACCAGAATTAACATCAAGATTATTTATAACTCTAATACTATTAGCATAACCTCCAACATAGACACGCCCTATTCTTAGAGTAATTTTACCGGAACCTTCACCAGGTACAATAACAGTAACAGTAATGTTTTTATCAACAGTAGTATTATCTACTGTGACAACAATATTTGCCTTATTAACAGTTAAAGTTTTAGAAACAGTAGTGGCTGCATAATCCCCAGTTTCAGGAATAGTAACTGAAAGAGTATAAGTGCCGGCATCTAGATTGTCTATAACTGCACCACTAATATTATTTGAAAACTCTTTAGTAAATTCTTTAATAATATCATAATTAGAGTTTCTAATACTATATGTAATATTTCCGGATTCCATGGTGGAAACAGTGACATTTACATTAGTACTTTCACCATACACCATATCAGTAGCATTCATTGTAATATTTTGACCTTTCTTAACAATTAACTCTGGACTTTTTACTGTACAATAGCCAAGATATTTTTCAAATACTTCTTCACTAACATCTATAGAAAAGTTACCAGATTCCTCTGGAACGCTAACTTCAGTTTGATAAACACCATTGTTATAGGTAAAGTTATTTCCAAAAATAGTGAATTTAAGTTCAGGGAGGATAATAATATTTCCATAATCATCTACCAAAGTAGCATTAATATTAAGTTTACCTCCCTCAGCAACATTCAATTCATCTTCACCATTTAAAAATGTGAGAGTAGTATGTGAAGATAATTTTCCACTATTTTCTAGATTAAAGGAGTAATGATTATTTAAACTATTTTTTTCAAAAATTAAATTTCCTTTTGAATTTACTAAATTTAGATAATCATAGTTAGAATAAAAAGTTGAGTTGAATATCCTAAAACTACTATCTGTTGGAATATTTATACAACGAAAATTATTATAAGTTTCATTTTCAAGTTTGTTTATTTTAAAAATAGAATTATTAATTAAAACAGTTCCTTTAGCAGAAACCATGTTATATCCAAATGAGGAAAAATAACAGTTATTAATATTAACAGTAACATTTGTTGCAGTTGAAGTAGGACCACTAATAAAAGCTTTTCTGAAATCGTTTCTATCTAAAAATATACAATTTTCAAATGTGCAAGATGATGTTCCCTCAGTAGAAACATAACCTGAACTTGCCTGAATAGATGAGAATATAATATCTTTCCAAAATATACTAGTAGTTCCTTTGAGTGTAAATAATTTTTTATTCTTAATGTTACCACATATTTCCACGGATCCATAATTATCTGCAATTATAGAAATATTATTTTTTGATTGAACTGTAATAGTTGTTCCATCAATTAAATAAGTTCCATTTTGCATATGAATTATAGTATTATCTTTTAAATTTGTATTAGACAATACAACTTTAAAATTACCTGGATGATACTCGTCAGACCCATTTTCAGTACCTTCTGGAGATACATAAATATGATTCAGATTATCATTTTCTGTTAAGATTTCATTGGAATTATCACTATCCATCAATTCATCATTTTGTGAATTTGTCTCTGATGAACTTAAAATAGAATTATCAAAATCCACTTCTAATGAATTAGAATTTAAATCAGTATCATTAATGTCACTTGCAGAAATATAATTTATACTTATTAAAATTAAAAAAATAAATAGTATAAATGTAAATTTATTAGATTTCATATTATTCATGCCCTTTAAAATTAAAAAAAAGTAGTGAGAGTTTATTAAAATTCTCATCCACTACTTATAATATTGTTTATTAAAATTCAAAGCTCCTAGGAATAAAAAAATCACTGAGAAGACTATTTATTTTATAAAACTTGGTTGTTTGCCCTGTAAAAATGACCATCAGAAGTACCAAAGTATGTAGTTCCATCAATAGTTACAACAATACCTCCAGTAATAGCAGAACCAGTATCAAATGCCCAATATAAACTATATTCATCAATATCATCTGCACTTAAATAATCGACATTAAAAACCCATAATATTCCATTATTGTCTCCAATGTAAAGTTGACCATCATAACAAGTCATAGCAGTTGTGATTGGATTAATATAGAATGTAGTTTTACTGCAAGATAATGAAGAACTAGTATAACTAGCATAGTAGATATATCCATTTTCATCTACAGTGTAAACATTACCATTACCATCACTAACTAGCATATCACATGCACCATCTAGTGCAGCTGAAGACATTACATTTAAATTAGAATCTAATAATGAAAGACTATTACCATTATTGGATAAAATACAAATATTACCACTAGCATCAATAATAGGATTACCTACAGTACCGCTTATACTACTGGTAGTTCCATCATTTAAATTATATGAAACTAAACCATTAACAGTATTTACATAAATGTGATTATTCCATAAGATAGGTTGTGAAAGTAAAGCACTCTCAGATACACCAGTAATCTCAAAGAGACTGCCAACATAACTGTAAACACCACCATTATACTCAATAACAGACACCCAAGTATCACTGTTATCACCATTACCATAATCATTACTAATGTAAATGGTATTGCCAACAACTAAAGGAGCATAATAACTTGAACCTTCCACAATATTAGATGCAGGTTGTATTTCATTACCATTTGTTGCATTAAAGAAGTATACTTTATCCCAATCACAAGGAGCAATTAAAACACCATTATGCAATACTAAATCATGGAAATTATTAAATTCAGAAGAATAATAGAAGTTGGAAGAAACATTCCATATTAAACTACCATCATTAATGTCTAAACAATAAATTGAATTTCCATTAGGAACATAAACCACATTGCCATCAACTAAAGGAGTACCTTTTACAGCACCACTTAAAATAGAATTCCAAACTTGAGTACCAATAGAAACATCACCAGGTATTGTAATTGTACCAGTTATTGGATCGTCCGCAGGCTCAGTATAATTGGAGTAATCATCAATAGTATTGTTTTCAGCAAAAACCTGTAAATGACTATTACCTGCATAAATAGAATTTACACCATTATTTGGACCATAAATTCTATTATTAGTGTATGTGAAATATGCTGCAGTATCACTGCTACCAGTATATGAATAGTACATCACTTGTCCCTCAGTATTTTCCCTAGCAGTATTATTTACAAATAAACTTTTATCAACTGTTAAATATCCAGGACCATTAGCCCATATAGCTCCACCTCTACTTGCAGAAGCAGTATTATTTATAAAAGTACTATTATCTACAGTTACTCTAACTCTATTACTGGAGCCTATGGCACCTCCACCATATTGACCGGTACAAGCATTTTCTACGAATATGGAGTTATATACTTGTAAATCACTGTAAGCATATAATGCTCCACCATTCCATCCTGCTCTATTATTTTTGAATACAGAATTCCAAATACTTGTATTTGCATAGTTGTGAGTGTGTATTGCACCAGCCCACCATGCAGCAGAGTTGTCTTCAAAAGTAGAATCATAAACTTCCAAATAACCACAGTTATTAATACAACCAGGTTCACTTAAACCAATATTATCATAAAATTCACAGTCTCTAACAGTCATTCTAGCATTATTTACACCAGTTCCCCAAGAGGAGTAGTAGTTGGTTATTGCACCAAAACTTGATTTGATGTTTGTAAAAGTACAATTTTCAAGTAATGCATATCCGTAATTCAACCAGATTACTGACTGGTGAGAACCTGTACAGTTAATGTTTGTAAATACACAGTTTTTAAAAGCATAGTTTCCATTACCCATCAGTTTCATTAAAATATTATTTGACAAGTATTGGAATGTAACATTTTCAAATTTTACATTTAAATTATTTCCTGAAGTAATCATTGGAATGTAATCATATGATGCAGCACTATTCCAGTCTGCATTACCTATATAATATCCATAACCACCAACAATAGTAATGTCATGATTTATTGTAACCTGATCTGAACTACTGCTTGATGGAGCAATGTTACTCTTATTTAATTTAACAGTATTGACACTTGTATCTTCAACTTCTGATTGGAAATCAGCCCAAGTATAATCATCTTGAGTTGATTGAACAATAGAAGTCTCTTCATCAACATCAGATGTTGAAACATCATTGACATCATCATCTACAGAAATTACTTCATCAGCAACTTCATCAGATGATATTTCCCCAATATCACTCACATCTTCTGCACAAACAACACTTGTTCCTACAAAAAACATGAGTAAAATAAATAATAATAAAATCCTTTTTATATTCATTATTTATTCCTTCTTTAACCAATTTTCAGATTATTAAATATATATTCAAGGAATTGACAGACATTTTTATTAAAAGAAATAATGTATTATTTAGTTGAATAAATATCTAATGTAATTTAATATGTGTAAAAAACTATATAAATTTATCTTGTATACTTATTAATTATAACTGTGTAATATATATTATATACAAGTATTGAAAATAATAAGGAGTTAATAGTTTATGAGAATAGAAAAAATCATATTATTTCTTTTAATTTTACTGATATTGGTCAATGTGACCAATATTAGTGCAGCAGAAAATAATACTGATTCTTTAAATGCAATGAATGAAGATACAATTGAAATTAATGAAAATATAAACGATGATGATGCAATAGCATATTGTCAAGAAAACACCACGCAATCTGAAATGCTGCTGCAAAATCAGGATGAGGATACACTGTCTGATTTTTCACCATATTCCACAAAAATTACATTGTCAATCAAAGATACGGTGGATTTTGAAACTACTGGAAATATTACAATGAATATGCATTTTTCATTCGTAACTCCTTTCAGTGATGGTGAATTCTCCAACTATAACATACATGTTTATGAAAATGACACTTTAATAAAAAAAATTAATATTGGTGATTTAAACCTTCCAGAAGTTAAACCAAAAGTCACATACACTGCCGATGTACCATTCACATATACAATACATCAAAACAGTTATTTAACAACTTCACTATTCGGAGTATACTCCAACACATTATATTTTGAAAAGGTAAAAAACACCTACATTACAGCATTAAACACTACACAAATCAACATAGACAACACTTATGCTTCAAATGAAACCTGGAACAATACGTTAAAATCCCTTAAAAAAGCTCTGGAACAAGCCAGCAATAATGGAGTGATAGATCTTAACAATATCATTCTCATACATGACAGTGACGAAACAGTTGAAATCACAAAAGACATTACAATCACCGGAAATAACGCATCAATATTACTTACCAATACTAAAACAGCATTTGAAATAAAAAATAATGTGAAAGCAACATTCATCAATATGACATTTTCCGGAAACAGCAATTATATAATCTCCAACAATGGAAAGCTAAAACTAATAAACTGTACATTTAAAGACAACAGTTTAGGATTAATAAACAATAACGGAGAATTAGAACTGGATAGCTGTAATATCAAAAACATTCTACAAATATCTCAAGAAAGACCCTCAAGTGATAAAGGTCTAATCTACAACAATGGAATGCTAAAAATAACAGATACAATATTTGCCAACACCAATAAACTACCATACAACTTACCAATTGAAACTACAATACTTAAAGGAGTGATTTACAACAGAAACGCCGCTACTTTAAATGATGTGAATTTCACCAACATAAACTACAGGCTTGTCTACAATGACGGGAAAATGACATTAAACAATACATTAATGGAAAACATGATAACTGCAGGCACATCAATATATCCGGCACAGACCAGTCAAAAAATCAGCAGCAAATACACTTACAACAGCTATAACTCCGGCGCCGATAAAACAGCAATGAATGGAGGAGCAATATACAATAATAACAATCTGGTCATATTAAACTCCATTATTCAAAATATTCAGGGAGTAACTGGCGGAGCAATATACAATAGCGACAAACTCACAATTGAAAACACAACATTGATGCAAAGCACTGCTGCAAACTCAAACGGCGGAGGAATATATAACACCGGCGAGACAATAATTAACAACTCAAAAATAATGGCATGTAAAGTTTATAACAAAATTTATGGCACAAATAATAATGTTAATATTAATGGTGGTGGAATATACAATACCGGAACATTAAACATCTCAAACACTGAAATAAAAGAATGCAATGCTATTGGAGCTGCAATATACAATAACCATGTGTTAAATCTGGAAAACAGCAAAATAACCCAGAACCATCCATTCAGTTACCAGATAGAAAAATGGGTAGGGGATTTTGTTTACCTTATTGGAGTGCATTCAGGTGTAATTTATAATGCTCAAGACGCCGATGCAATTATAAAAAACACATTATTTAAAGACAATGCATTGATTTCTTCAACAAGTGACAGACAACATAGATATTACGGAACCATAAAAAACGATGGAAATATGGAAATCAGAGGCAGCCTCTTTGACCATAATTTCATTAGCGACTGGTCAGAATTATATCAAGGCGACGGTTCAATAAACATATACAATACCGGAAAACTGAAAATAATGTATTCAAATGAAATGAACACTCCAGAATATCCATTTGAACCAAATCCAATCATCAAAGCACCACCTAATAGCTTTTTATTCAATGCAGATGGAGGTAAAAGTGAAAACTACTATTTCACACCAACTTTTGAAAAAGATTACTATCCAATCATGTTCAACCAGACAGAAAACATTACCTTAAACTTGGCCCTTACCAATGGAGAGGAAATAATCGGATTTGATGGATGGGAAAATCTACTCATACCTCTTGATTTGAACATGACCGTCACAACTGTTAATGACAGGGGAGAATATGTGAACATCACCACCAGCATAAAAGACAAGTTCACATTCCAGTTCAGCTATACTCAAAAAAGTGCCGAATACATTATAAGTGCAAGCATATTAAACTTTAAAACTTCAGCCATTGTTGATGCTGCTAAAAAGCCGGCTGGGATGACAGTAACCTACAACAACATAACATATAATGATGGAAACAATATCACTTTCCACATTAAAGTCACAGGAAACAATACCACACCGACCGGAAACATTACATTCACATTAAACAATGAAAAGACCACTGTGAACTTAACTGATGGTGAGTGCAGCTTCACAATTAATGAATCCTTAAAGCCCGGCAGCTACATTATGGGCATTGACTATAACGGTGACGGCGAATACTTTAAGGTTTTAAATCAGAATTACATGTTCAGCGTTTATAAAATGCCTACCAACATCACTGTGGTTGCTCCTGAAGTCAGGTATGGTGAAACAGGCAGGATAACAATTACAATCACTCCTTCATCTGCCAAATTATCAGGTAAGCTTTATGTTAACGGAGTCTACACCAAGGATGCCTCCACACAGTCAACAAGAACCTTGACAATCAACAGAAACGTGGGTGTTTATAATATTACTGTAATATTTGATGAGGATGAGTATTATCAATCAGGTTCTGCAAGCACACTCTTTGTTGTAAGCAAATGGAAAACCAACATCACACTATCTGCCAATGACGTCAAGGAAGGAGAGGCCAATGCAACCGTTAACATCACAATCACTCCAGGTGATGTCAGAGGCGAGGCAATACTCATAATAAACGGTGTTAACGATACAATATTTTTAAACAATACAGTGACTCCAATCACAATAACCAACCTGGAAAATGGAATTTATCATGTATCAGTCTACTATCCGGGTGACAAGAAGTACGCCCCTTCAAATGCAACAACCTCATTTACTGTTTCAAGAAAAACAACCAATCTTACAGTGGACATCACAAACAATGATGATTTGACAGGTAACATCCTTGTCAAAACAGACTACACCGACTGTACCGGCGAAGTTGGAGTCTACATAAACAATGACCCTGTTTTAATAATGAACCTGACTGATGGATCATGCAATTTCCCGGTCAAGTTCAAAAGAGGAACCAACTACATCTACATACTATACCTTGGAGATGATGTCTACTCACACGTTTCATGGAACACAACAAGCATAATTGAGGGAAGGGCAATCATCAACACAACAGATAATGTCTTCAATGAGCAGGAGCCGGGCACCTATATCATCAGCCTCTTTGACACTGACGGAAATCCTTATGAGTACACAAACATTACAGTTGTATTTAAAAACCAGACAATCACATTAACCACTGATGAAAACGGTACAGCAAAGCTTCCGATTCAAAGCAGGGCAGGCAAATACAACATCACCGTCTCATATAAAAACAACACATATTCAGATATTATAACTGTCAATCCGGCAAGAATCATCATAGACATCAAGGACATTCTTGCAAACGAAGTTGAAGTGATAACAGCCACATTGCCTGACGGCGCATCCGGAAACATCACGCTAATCGTGGACAACACTATAATTAACCAATCTTCAACACTCTCAATTCCAAATTTAAGCGTGGGCGAACACAACTTGACTGTAATCTACAGCGGTGATGACAACTACATCAACCAGACAATTCAAATCAAATTCAGCATCAAGAATGCAATATCCGGCATTACCATATCCTCATCCAACATTACCTACGGCGAAGAGGTAAGTGTAACTGGATGGGTGACTGCTGGTGCAACCGGCACTGTAACATTCACCTTAAACAATCAAACACAGACAGTCAATTTAACCGGCAACCAGGCAAAAGCAATCTTTAAAAACATTCCCTCAGGAAACCATATCATAACTGCAAGATATAACGGAGACAACATATACCAAGGATCAGGTGACACTATTCAGGTCAATGTTAAAAAGGCGACTCCGACAATAACCGTCAAGACTACACCTTTAGTGTTAAACACTAATATTCAAATTGATGCTGTTTTAAATGATGATGCAACCGGTAATGTCACTTTCCGCATTCAGGGACAATACTCCCCAAGAAACAGGACAATTATTAACGGTAACGCTTCATGGCTAATAAGCCCATTGAATACCGGTTCATATAACCTTATCGTAACCTACAATGGGGACAATAATTATGAGTCCAGAACCGTGTCTGAGATACTTGTCTTAAATCAGGTCCGCACTGTGCTTAAGGTAAGCATTGCCAATGTCAATGAAGATGATGATTTAATAGTTACAGCAACACTGACTGACATCAACAATCAGAAACTGTCAGGTGATCTGGTTCTTGAAATCAACGGCAATTATTACAGAATCATCATCACCAACGGTGAGGGTTCAAGAAATCTTGGCGAGTTTAAGGCAGGCAAATATGATTTCACTGCCACATACCAGGGCACTGATTTGCTTTCAAT encodes the following:
- a CDS encoding PQQ-binding-like beta-propeller repeat protein, translated to MFFVGTSVVCAEDVSDIGEISSDEVADEVISVDDDVNDVSTSDVDEETSIVQSTQDDYTWADFQSEVEDTSVNTVKLNKSNIAPSSSSSDQVTINHDITIVGGYGYYIGNADWNSAASYDYIPMITSGNNLNVKFENVTFQYLSNNILMKLMGNGNYAFKNCVFTNINCTGSHQSVIWLNYGYALLENCTFTNIKSSFGAITNYYSSWGTGVNNARMTVRDCEFYDNIGLSEPGCINNCGYLEVYDSTFEDNSAAWWAGAIHTHNYANTSIWNSVFKNNRAGWNGGALYAYSDLQVYNSIFVENACTGQYGGGAIGSSNRVRVTVDNSTFINNTASASRGGAIWANGPGYLTVDKSLFVNNTARENTEGQVMYYSYTGSSDTAAYFTYTNNRIYGPNNGVNSIYAGNSHLQVFAENNTIDDYSNYTEPADDPITGTITIPGDVSIGTQVWNSILSGAVKGTPLVDGNVVYVPNGNSIYCLDINDGSLIWNVSSNFYYSSEFNNFHDLVLHNGVLIAPCDWDKVYFFNATNGNEIQPASNIVEGSSYYAPLVVGNTIYISNDYGNGDNSDTWVSVIEYNGGVYSYVGSLFEITGVSESALLSQPILWNNHIYVNTVNGLVSYNLNDGTTSSISGTVGNPIIDASGNICILSNNGNSLSLLDSNLNVMSSAALDGACDMLVSDGNGNVYTVDENGYIYYASYTSSSLSCSKTTFYINPITTAMTCYDGQLYIGDNNGILWVFNVDYLSADDIDEYSLYWAFDTGSAITGGIVVTIDGTTYFGTSDGHFYRANNQVL
- a CDS encoding Ig-like domain-containing protein, whose product is MRIEKIILFLLILLILVNVTNISAAENNTDSLNAMNEDTIEINENINDDDAIAYCQENTTQSEMLLQNQDEDTLSDFSPYSTKITLSIKDTVDFETTGNITMNMHFSFVTPFSDGEFSNYNIHVYENDTLIKKINIGDLNLPEVKPKVTYTADVPFTYTIHQNSYLTTSLFGVYSNTLYFEKVKNTYITALNTTQINIDNTYASNETWNNTLKSLKKALEQASNNGVIDLNNIILIHDSDETVEITKDITITGNNASILLTNTKTAFEIKNNVKATFINMTFSGNSNYIISNNGKLKLINCTFKDNSLGLINNNGELELDSCNIKNILQISQERPSSDKGLIYNNGMLKITDTIFANTNKLPYNLPIETTILKGVIYNRNAATLNDVNFTNINYRLVYNDGKMTLNNTLMENMITAGTSIYPAQTSQKISSKYTYNSYNSGADKTAMNGGAIYNNNNLVILNSIIQNIQGVTGGAIYNSDKLTIENTTLMQSTAANSNGGGIYNTGETIINNSKIMACKVYNKIYGTNNNVNINGGGIYNTGTLNISNTEIKECNAIGAAIYNNHVLNLENSKITQNHPFSYQIEKWVGDFVYLIGVHSGVIYNAQDADAIIKNTLFKDNALISSTSDRQHRYYGTIKNDGNMEIRGSLFDHNFISDWSELYQGDGSINIYNTGKLKIMYSNEMNTPEYPFEPNPIIKAPPNSFLFNADGGKSENYYFTPTFEKDYYPIMFNQTENITLNLALTNGEEIIGFDGWENLLIPLDLNMTVTTVNDRGEYVNITTSIKDKFTFQFSYTQKSAEYIISASILNFKTSAIVDAAKKPAGMTVTYNNITYNDGNNITFHIKVTGNNTTPTGNITFTLNNEKTTVNLTDGECSFTINESLKPGSYIMGIDYNGDGEYFKVLNQNYMFSVYKMPTNITVVAPEVRYGETGRITITITPSSAKLSGKLYVNGVYTKDASTQSTRTLTINRNVGVYNITVIFDEDEYYQSGSASTLFVVSKWKTNITLSANDVKEGEANATVNITITPGDVRGEAILIINGVNDTIFLNNTVTPITITNLENGIYHVSVYYPGDKKYAPSNATTSFTVSRKTTNLTVDITNNDDLTGNILVKTDYTDCTGEVGVYINNDPVLIMNLTDGSCNFPVKFKRGTNYIYILYLGDDVYSHVSWNTTSIIEGRAIINTTDNVFNEQEPGTYIISLFDTDGNPYEYTNITVVFKNQTITLTTDENGTAKLPIQSRAGKYNITVSYKNNTYSDIITVNPARIIIDIKDILANEVEVITATLPDGASGNITLIVDNTIINQSSTLSIPNLSVGEHNLTVIYSGDDNYINQTIQIKFSIKNAISGITISSSNITYGEEVSVTGWVTAGATGTVTFTLNNQTQTVNLTGNQAKAIFKNIPSGNHIITARYNGDNIYQGSGDTIQVNVKKATPTITVKTTPLVLNTNIQIDAVLNDDATGNVTFRIQGQYSPRNRTIINGNASWLISPLNTGSYNLIVTYNGDNNYESRTVSEILVLNQVRTVLKVSIANVNEDDDLIVTATLTDINNQKLSGDLVLEINGNYYRIIITNGEGSRNLGEFKAGKYDFTATYQGTDLLSMSTSTGTFNVIANNYKITENRNIVQYYGANKEYKVQVLNNNVPVKNAIVSIKINKNTVNVKTDSQGYATLKLSLKAGKYTITSTYKNIKVSNKITVKPTLITKNKKIKKGKTLTYTAKLLNKNGKKLKNKKITFKINGKKYKAKTNKKGIAKIKVKNLKKGKYKIKTTYGKQKNTNTITVK